One stretch of Tenacibaculum sp. MAR_2010_89 DNA includes these proteins:
- a CDS encoding prohibitin family protein, producing MVVLLAVITIIAFSKSTETIKSGQAGVLYKTFGGGVVTDEPSLGEGFHIVAPWNKVFVYEVRQQEIFEKMQVLSSNGLEIQLEASAWFQPQSENLGLLHKEKGENYISRVIQPAIRSAARSVVGRYTPEQLYSSKRDVIQEEIFVETKKILDKQHIQLNEVLVRDVTLPATIKSAIERKLKQEQESLEYEFRLVTAQKEAEKQIIEAKGKADANKILSASLTDKILRDKGIEATMKLSESPNSKVVIIGSGNSGMPIILGNQ from the coding sequence ATGGTAGTTTTATTAGCTGTAATTACAATTATAGCTTTTTCAAAATCAACAGAAACTATAAAGTCAGGTCAAGCTGGAGTTTTGTATAAAACTTTTGGAGGTGGTGTAGTAACAGATGAACCATCATTAGGTGAAGGTTTTCATATTGTGGCTCCATGGAATAAGGTTTTCGTGTATGAAGTACGTCAACAAGAAATTTTTGAAAAAATGCAAGTTTTATCTTCAAATGGATTAGAAATTCAATTAGAAGCTTCTGCATGGTTTCAACCACAATCAGAAAATTTAGGGTTATTACATAAAGAAAAAGGAGAAAATTATATTTCAAGAGTTATTCAACCAGCCATTCGTTCTGCTGCTAGAAGTGTTGTAGGTCGTTATACACCAGAACAATTATACTCTAGTAAAAGAGATGTAATTCAAGAAGAGATATTTGTTGAAACAAAGAAAATATTAGACAAGCAACATATTCAATTAAATGAAGTATTAGTTAGAGATGTTACTTTACCAGCTACTATCAAATCAGCAATTGAACGAAAACTAAAGCAAGAACAAGAGTCATTAGAATATGAGTTTAGGTTAGTAACTGCACAAAAAGAAGCTGAAAAACAGATAATTGAAGCAAAAGGAAAAGCAGATGCAAACAAAATTTTAAGTGCTTCACTTACTGATAAAATTCTACGTGATAAAGGTATTGAAGCAACAATGAAATTATCTGAATCACCAAACAGTAAAGTTGTGATTATAGGTTCAGGTAATAGTGGAATGCCAATTATCCTTGGGAATCAGTAA
- the rpsR gene encoding 30S ribosomal protein S18 gives MSSIDQQAKGNKQGEVRYLTPLDIETKKEAKYCRFKKNDIKYIDYKDASFLMYLVNEQGKILPRRLTGTSLKYQRKVAQAIKRARHLALMPYVGDMLK, from the coding sequence ATGTCGTCTATAGATCAACAAGCAAAAGGAAACAAGCAAGGAGAAGTACGTTACTTAACTCCACTTGACATTGAAACTAAAAAAGAAGCAAAATACTGTCGTTTTAAGAAAAATGATATTAAATACATCGATTATAAAGATGCTAGTTTCTTAATGTATTTAGTAAACGAACAAGGTAAAATTTTACCAAGACGTTTAACAGGAACATCATTAAAATATCAACGTAAAGTTGCACAGGCTATTAAAAGAGCTCGTCACTTAGCTTTAATGCCATACGTTGGTGATATGTTAAAATAA
- the rpsF gene encoding 30S ribosomal protein S6, which translates to MNHYETVFILNPVLSEGQIKETVQKFEDYLTSKGAEVIYKENWGLKKLAYPIEKKKSGFYHLIEFKASGDTITPFELEFRRDDSIMRYLTVRLDKHAAAWAEKRKERVKSSKK; encoded by the coding sequence ATGAACCATTACGAAACTGTTTTCATTTTGAATCCCGTTTTATCTGAAGGTCAGATAAAGGAAACAGTGCAGAAATTTGAAGATTATTTGACTTCAAAGGGTGCAGAGGTGATTTACAAAGAAAATTGGGGCTTAAAGAAATTAGCTTACCCAATTGAAAAAAAGAAAAGTGGATTTTACCACTTAATCGAGTTTAAAGCATCAGGAGATACTATTACTCCGTTTGAATTAGAATTTAGACGTGATGATAGCATTATGCGTTATTTAACTGTAAGGTTAGATAAACATGCTGCGGCTTGGGCTGAGAAGAGAAAAGAACGTGTTAAATCATCAAAAAAGTAA
- the rplI gene encoding 50S ribosomal protein L9, producing the protein MELILKQDVENLGFKDDVVTVKNGYGRNCLIPQGYAILATSSAKKVLAENLKQRAFKEAKLIEDATKLADTIKGYELKIASKVGTGDKLFGSVNNADVAVALSKAGTEIDRKFIKVTGGNVKRLGKYNAAVRLHRAVVADIVFEVVAEK; encoded by the coding sequence ATGGAATTGATATTAAAACAAGACGTAGAAAACTTAGGTTTTAAAGACGATGTTGTAACCGTTAAGAATGGTTATGGACGTAACTGCCTAATACCTCAAGGATATGCAATTTTAGCTACTTCTTCAGCTAAAAAAGTATTAGCAGAAAACTTAAAGCAACGTGCTTTTAAGGAAGCTAAATTAATAGAAGATGCTACTAAATTAGCAGATACTATTAAAGGATATGAACTTAAAATAGCTTCTAAAGTTGGTACAGGAGACAAATTATTTGGATCTGTAAACAATGCTGATGTTGCTGTTGCATTATCAAAAGCAGGAACTGAGATAGATAGAAAATTTATCAAAGTTACTGGAGGTAATGTTAAAAGATTAGGTAAATATAATGCAGCTGTTCGTTTACACAGAGCAGTAGTAGCAGATATTGTATTTGAAGTTGTTGCTGAAAAGTAA
- a CDS encoding sterol desaturase family protein — protein sequence MLIPELPNIIHFAIPFFIITVLIEVILTVKVKMENYEYIDSLTSITMGLGNVFIGLFTKGITFAFLLFIYEYRFFTIPFIWWSWLILLFAEDLVYYWNHRIAHESRLFWASHVVHHSSKKYNLSTALRQTWSGSFYTFIFWTPLALIGFHPAMILMQMSISLLYQYWIHTELIYKLPNWFEAIFNTPSHHRVHHATNPQYLDRNHAGIFIIWDKLFGTFEPEIEKPIYGLVSNINTYNPIKVAFHEWFNMLSDFLFSKTSIINKLKYLIKPPGWKHDGSGKLSTDLRKEWSAKKKR from the coding sequence ATGTTAATCCCTGAATTACCTAATATTATTCATTTTGCTATTCCTTTTTTTATAATTACAGTACTTATTGAAGTAATTTTAACTGTAAAAGTAAAAATGGAAAATTATGAATATATAGATTCCTTAACTTCAATAACGATGGGCTTAGGTAATGTTTTTATAGGATTATTTACTAAAGGAATTACATTCGCTTTCTTATTATTTATATATGAATACCGCTTTTTTACAATTCCCTTTATTTGGTGGTCGTGGTTAATTTTATTGTTTGCTGAAGATTTAGTGTATTACTGGAATCATAGAATTGCACATGAAAGTAGGTTATTTTGGGCTAGTCATGTGGTACATCATTCCTCAAAAAAATATAATTTATCAACGGCTTTACGACAAACTTGGTCTGGTAGTTTTTATACTTTTATTTTCTGGACTCCCCTAGCCCTTATAGGGTTTCATCCTGCAATGATTTTAATGCAAATGAGTATAAGCCTTTTATATCAATACTGGATTCACACTGAATTAATTTACAAACTACCAAATTGGTTTGAAGCAATTTTTAACACTCCTAGTCACCATAGAGTTCATCATGCAACAAATCCACAATATTTAGACAGAAATCATGCTGGTATCTTTATTATATGGGATAAACTATTTGGCACATTTGAACCAGAAATAGAAAAACCTATATATGGTTTAGTTAGTAATATTAACACATACAATCCTATTAAAGTTGCTTTTCATGAGTGGTTCAATATGCTATCAGATTTTTTATTTTCTAAAACATCTATTATAAATAAACTTAAATACTTGATTAAGCCACCAGGATGGAAACATGATGGTAGTGGTAAATTATCTACTGATTTAAGAAAAGAATGGAGTGCAAAAAAAAAGAGATAA